From one Melioribacteraceae bacterium genomic stretch:
- the yidD gene encoding membrane protein insertion efficiency factor YidD, which produces MTKFLLAILCLSSLSIAQIETHKWETKTVDYLLQQNEEKSTTIKTNNVSTLLISSAQVIYHKLFSEYDGDNCPFYPSCSTFFVHAVDSLNIVFGSFLFADRFTRDLNFFKGFESYPIHKSGKFYDPVKKYICSVCENLIVTKKSQDE; this is translated from the coding sequence ATGACTAAATTTTTACTAGCTATCCTTTGTCTCTCTTCTTTATCAATTGCACAAATCGAAACTCATAAATGGGAAACTAAAACTGTCGATTATTTACTGCAACAAAATGAAGAGAAGTCAACAACGATAAAAACAAATAATGTTTCGACATTATTGATTTCATCGGCTCAAGTTATTTATCATAAATTATTTTCTGAATACGATGGTGATAATTGTCCCTTTTATCCTTCATGTTCAACATTTTTTGTTCACGCAGTTGATTCTTTAAACATAGTTTTTGGTTCTTTCCTGTTTGCCGATCGTTTTACTCGTGATTTAAATTTTTTCAAAGGATTTGAAAGTTATCCAATTCATAAATCCGGTAAGTTTTATGATCCGGTTAAAAAGTATATATGTAGTGTTTGTGAAAATCTTATAGTTACTAAAAAGTCGCAAGATGAATAA
- the rlmN gene encoding 23S rRNA (adenine(2503)-C(2))-methyltransferase RlmN — protein sequence MSNKSNKIELKGMTLSEIKNFFESIGEKSFRGEQVFNWLYNHLEFDFDNMLNLSKELREKLKEKVSLISLDLIDYQDSPTTMTKKYLFKTFDGKLIESVVIPDKDRNTLCISTQVGCPLDCKFCATGLMGYKRNLTSGEIVDQYLLAAKEYGKKFITNIVFMGMGEPLLNFQNTSDAIRIFTNELNTGLSRNRITLSTAGIPHKIKELADNEIRIKLALSIHSCFEDIRSKIMPINEKYSLKENIDALRYYSEKTKTRITFEYTMLKDLNDRPEDVKALTQLCKSLPSKINIIPFNSIKHMDPDGFSGQLEPTTYQKIEEFAEQLRNNGITVLIRNTQGDDIAAACGQLAVKAS from the coding sequence ATGTCAAATAAAAGTAATAAAATAGAATTAAAGGGGATGACTCTTTCCGAAATAAAGAATTTTTTTGAATCTATCGGTGAAAAATCATTCCGCGGTGAACAGGTTTTTAATTGGTTATACAATCATCTCGAATTTGATTTTGACAATATGTTAAATCTGTCCAAAGAGTTGAGAGAAAAATTAAAAGAAAAAGTTTCATTGATTAGTTTGGATTTGATTGACTATCAGGATTCTCCAACTACAATGACAAAAAAATATCTTTTCAAGACTTTTGATGGGAAGTTGATCGAATCCGTGGTTATTCCGGATAAAGACAGAAATACACTTTGCATTTCAACTCAGGTCGGATGTCCGTTGGATTGTAAATTTTGCGCAACAGGTTTAATGGGATATAAAAGAAATTTAACTTCGGGTGAAATTGTTGATCAATATTTATTAGCCGCAAAAGAATATGGCAAAAAGTTTATCACAAATATTGTTTTTATGGGAATGGGTGAGCCGTTGTTAAATTTCCAAAATACTTCGGATGCGATTAGAATTTTTACAAACGAACTTAATACAGGTTTAAGTAGAAATAGAATTACATTATCCACTGCAGGAATTCCACATAAAATTAAAGAACTTGCGGATAATGAAATCAGAATTAAGCTTGCATTGTCAATTCATTCTTGTTTTGAAGATATTCGCTCGAAGATAATGCCGATCAATGAAAAATATTCACTCAAAGAAAATATTGACGCACTTAGATATTATTCTGAAAAGACAAAGACTAGAATTACATTCGAATACACCATGCTAAAAGATTTGAACGATCGACCGGAAGATGTGAAAGCATTAACACAACTCTGCAAAAGTCTTCCATCAAAAATTAATATAATCCCCTTCAACTCGATTAAACATATGGACCCGGATGGATTTTCCGGTCAACTTGAACCAACAACTTATCAAAAAATCGAAGAGTTTGCCGAGCAATTAAGAAATAATGGGATTACAGTATTAATTAGAAATACACAAGGTGATGATATTGCGGCAGCATGCGGACAGCTTGCCGTTAAAGCATCTTAA
- a CDS encoding ATP-binding protein has translation MTRKQLIKLIEEGEKLTVEFKKRFSSEDKIAKEMLAFANTKGGIIIFGVEDNGKICGVLSEKGEAELIKTAAEKYCEPPLKYSLEFINIGQDELVIVEIPESQIKPHRIQDYQNRLDLNTAQVYVRVNDKSIPASKEMIKLLQNKTSGSSLVNYSVTKNEKVVFELLQNNDSVTVKDLAEKANLSSRRASRTLINMVRANLLFIHHKENGEEFFTLV, from the coding sequence ATGACCCGGAAACAATTAATTAAATTAATTGAAGAGGGCGAAAAACTCACCGTTGAATTTAAAAAACGTTTTTCATCAGAAGATAAAATTGCAAAAGAGATGCTCGCTTTTGCCAATACAAAAGGTGGAATAATAATTTTTGGTGTTGAGGATAATGGTAAGATATGTGGAGTTCTTAGTGAAAAAGGTGAAGCAGAGTTAATCAAGACTGCCGCGGAAAAGTATTGTGAACCACCTTTAAAATATTCGTTAGAGTTTATTAACATTGGGCAAGACGAGCTTGTTATTGTTGAAATTCCCGAATCACAAATTAAACCGCACAGAATTCAAGACTATCAGAATAGACTTGATTTGAATACGGCGCAAGTTTACGTAAGAGTAAATGACAAAAGTATCCCGGCAAGTAAGGAGATGATAAAATTATTGCAGAATAAAACTAGTGGTTCATCCCTTGTAAATTATTCAGTTACAAAAAATGAAAAAGTAGTTTTTGAATTGCTTCAGAATAATGATTCAGTTACCGTAAAAGACTTAGCAGAAAAAGCAAATCTTTCTAGCAGAAGAGCTTCCAGAACTTTAATTAATATGGTTAGAGCAAACTTGCTATTTATTCATCACAAAGAAAATGGAGAGGAATTTTTTACTCTTGTTTAA
- a CDS encoding DUF2442 domain-containing protein, translating to MAQIVDVQPKDICTVKLSYNDGLTGDINLVKAIERNNFYELKNNSEFEKVYVDQITNELCWPSGVRMCGNALHKQLSLLCLMNRLKINLDND from the coding sequence TTGGCACAGATTGTAGATGTACAACCAAAAGATATCTGTACGGTGAAATTATCTTATAACGATGGATTAACCGGTGATATAAACTTAGTTAAAGCAATTGAAAGAAATAATTTTTACGAGTTGAAAAATAATTCGGAATTCGAAAAAGTTTATGTTGACCAAATTACAAACGAACTCTGCTGGCCTAGCGGAGTTCGGATGTGTGGTAATGCTTTGCATAAGCAACTCTCACTTCTTTGCTTAATGAATAGATTAAAAATAAATTTAGACAATGACTAA
- a CDS encoding multidrug efflux SMR transporter, which produces MAWIYILVAAVFEISWAIGLKYSEGFTNLRASIFTVITMILSYIFLAMGVKYIPVGTAYAVWTGIGAVGVAIYGMFFFNESKDVLRIIFILLIVTGVIGLRLTSK; this is translated from the coding sequence ATGGCATGGATTTACATTTTAGTTGCCGCAGTTTTTGAAATCAGTTGGGCAATTGGTTTAAAATATAGTGAAGGATTTACTAATCTGCGAGCTTCTATTTTTACTGTAATTACAATGATTCTGAGTTATATTTTTCTAGCAATGGGAGTAAAATATATTCCTGTTGGGACTGCATATGCTGTCTGGACAGGGATTGGTGCTGTAGGGGTTGCGATATATGGAATGTTCTTCTTTAATGAGTCGAAGGATGTTTTGAGAATAATATTTATCCTATTAATTGTTACAGGCGTAATCGGATTACGATTAACAAGCAAGTAG
- a CDS encoding tetratricopeptide repeat protein, with product MRIKKFLPIAILLIFTGCGIWTDFTTFFNLYFNTRELYYQVDEEISKLPKDPFQLKEPEITGTIKTNLIKIQEKASKILQHEAESSYFDNALFISGWAFYYNGDYIKANRKFQELASLGTDEYDLISRLWIGKCELQMRNFEKGLKIVEEVRDSALVREDEEVLNDAYKIIISYHIDREQFETAISEGEKYIEISEDDKFSALVLYQIGLLHLKFNNQEEAASAFASVLDYSPDFETAFNSQFELAKLKRELGQIDESRDMLNSLYNEGKYSSFWGDVYYEIGMIEYSAENYERAFNIFTDVNSLYASSKGAIKANLMLGEIMRNVYADYDSAKVYYDKVKGNNVDQELKETAEIYSQSITSYIKFKSDIQQSSRQITYILEPQEFFRDSLAYNRFLVQSGAVKNDQKIDQPFGTDTTNTNITTPTDTAAISDTTSTLAAADSVISTTPIFSVDDFDDDYILEIKPIFPTVGIDSLESKIAKDYFALGNLFFSDLMRPDSAYYYYDLLLKDYPETKYKPRVMFALATYFETKGNKEQSDSLYLEVYNEYKTHPLANESAKKLNKPLLFTDSDPAQTKYLIAESQIEEGELDSALVILKNISHEHPESIFKPKSLYTIGWIYENKINQPDSAAVYYSVLVDEYRNSDYAKAVNPKVNNYKAEQQRIENEKKKAEEDAKQQELDPQPETQKEILDEDTQVINEQIINSPVNLEEPTDTTQTKND from the coding sequence ATGAGGATTAAAAAATTTCTGCCTATAGCTATTTTGCTGATTTTTACCGGTTGTGGAATTTGGACTGACTTCACAACATTTTTTAATCTTTATTTTAACACTCGCGAACTGTATTACCAAGTAGACGAAGAAATTTCAAAACTCCCTAAAGATCCTTTTCAATTGAAAGAACCGGAAATAACCGGTACAATCAAAACAAACCTCATCAAAATTCAGGAGAAAGCTTCAAAAATATTGCAGCATGAAGCGGAATCATCATATTTTGATAATGCTTTATTCATTAGCGGTTGGGCTTTTTACTATAATGGTGATTACATAAAAGCCAATCGAAAATTTCAAGAATTAGCAAGTTTAGGAACAGATGAGTATGATCTAATCAGTAGATTGTGGATCGGTAAATGCGAATTACAGATGCGAAACTTTGAAAAGGGATTGAAAATAGTTGAAGAAGTTAGAGACTCTGCTCTAGTGCGCGAAGATGAAGAAGTTCTAAACGATGCTTATAAAATTATTATTTCATATCACATTGACCGCGAACAATTTGAAACCGCTATAAGTGAAGGCGAAAAATATATTGAAATTTCTGAAGATGATAAATTTAGTGCATTAGTACTTTATCAAATTGGGTTGCTTCACCTTAAGTTTAATAATCAAGAAGAAGCCGCTTCAGCATTTGCTTCTGTACTTGATTATTCTCCCGATTTTGAGACTGCATTTAATAGTCAATTTGAACTTGCTAAATTAAAAAGGGAACTTGGACAAATTGATGAAAGCCGAGATATGCTAAATAGTCTTTACAATGAAGGCAAGTATTCAAGCTTTTGGGGTGATGTTTATTATGAGATTGGAATGATTGAATACAGTGCTGAAAATTACGAACGGGCATTTAATATTTTTACCGACGTAAATTCATTATATGCTTCGAGCAAAGGAGCTATCAAAGCAAATCTTATGCTCGGTGAAATTATGAGAAATGTTTATGCGGATTATGATTCTGCTAAAGTTTATTATGATAAGGTAAAAGGCAACAATGTAGATCAAGAATTAAAAGAAACCGCCGAAATATATTCTCAGTCGATCACAAGTTACATCAAATTTAAGTCTGATATTCAACAATCTAGTCGACAAATCACGTACATTTTGGAACCACAAGAATTTTTTAGAGATTCCTTAGCATATAATAGGTTTCTTGTCCAGTCCGGTGCAGTGAAAAATGATCAGAAGATTGATCAACCTTTCGGCACTGATACCACTAATACTAACATTACAACACCAACAGATACTGCAGCAATATCTGATACAACTTCAACACTTGCTGCTGCCGATTCTGTAATATCAACAACCCCAATATTCAGTGTTGATGATTTTGACGATGATTATATACTCGAAATCAAACCAATATTTCCAACAGTTGGTATAGATTCTTTGGAATCTAAAATTGCGAAAGATTACTTTGCCTTGGGAAATTTGTTCTTTTCAGATTTGATGAGGCCTGATTCAGCATATTATTATTATGACTTATTGCTAAAGGATTATCCGGAAACCAAATATAAACCTCGTGTAATGTTTGCTCTTGCAACCTATTTTGAAACAAAAGGTAATAAAGAGCAAAGTGACAGTCTCTATTTAGAAGTTTACAATGAGTATAAAACTCATCCTTTAGCAAATGAATCGGCTAAAAAGCTTAATAAACCATTGTTGTTTACCGATTCAGATCCGGCACAAACCAAATATTTAATTGCCGAATCCCAAATAGAAGAAGGAGAACTTGATTCTGCATTAGTGATATTAAAGAATATTTCTCATGAACATCCAGAATCAATATTCAAACCAAAATCGTTGTATACTATCGGCTGGATTTATGAAAATAAAATTAATCAGCCTGACTCAGCGGCAGTTTATTATTCTGTGTTGGTCGATGAATATAGAAATAGTGATTATGCAAAAGCAGTTAATCCGAAAGTAAATAATTACAAAGCCGAACAACAAAGAATTGAAAATGAAAAGAAGAAAGCAGAAGAAGATGCAAAACAGCAAGAATTGGATCCGCAGCCAGAAACACAAAAGGAAATTTTAGATGAAGATACGCAAGTAATCAATGAACAGATTATTAATTCTCCCGTGAATTTAGAAGAACCGACAGACACAACCCAAACCAAAAACGATTAA
- a CDS encoding acyl-CoA dehydrogenase → MNFEFTEEQLMIQQTAREFAQNEIAPSAVERDKTAEFPTEIVKKLGELGFLGMMVSPEYDGAGLDTICYVLAMIEISKVDASVGVIMSVNNSLVCSGLEKYGSDFIKEKYLKPLARGDKLGAFALSEPEAGSDATQQRTTADKDGDYWILNGMKNWITNGQSADYYIVMAQTDKEKGHKGITAFIVEKGLDGFGHGQKEDKLGIKSSDTCSLTFENVRVPEENVIWEVGKGFNFAMNILNGGRYGIASQAIGIAEASLEAARNYSKQRKAFGTEIANLQAIQFKLAEMATKIEAAKLLTLQAAGMKDAGKKYVKEAAMAKLYSSQIAVECALEAIQIHGGYGYVREYLVERYLRDAKITEIYEGTSEIQKIIIARELLRD, encoded by the coding sequence ATGAATTTCGAATTCACCGAAGAACAATTAATGATCCAACAAACCGCAAGAGAGTTTGCTCAAAATGAAATTGCGCCATCCGCTGTTGAACGTGATAAAACCGCAGAATTCCCAACCGAAATAGTAAAGAAGTTAGGAGAATTAGGTTTTCTTGGCATGATGGTTTCCCCTGAATACGACGGAGCAGGGTTAGATACTATATGCTATGTTCTTGCAATGATTGAAATCTCAAAAGTAGATGCAAGCGTTGGTGTTATAATGTCGGTAAACAATTCTCTTGTTTGCTCGGGCTTAGAAAAGTATGGCTCAGATTTCATAAAAGAAAAGTATCTTAAACCATTAGCACGAGGTGACAAGCTTGGTGCTTTTGCTTTATCCGAACCCGAAGCAGGAAGCGACGCTACTCAACAGAGAACGACTGCTGATAAAGATGGTGATTATTGGATTTTGAACGGAATGAAGAATTGGATTACAAACGGTCAATCCGCTGATTATTATATTGTTATGGCACAAACCGATAAAGAAAAAGGTCACAAAGGTATAACAGCTTTTATTGTTGAAAAAGGATTGGATGGATTCGGTCACGGACAAAAAGAAGATAAACTTGGAATAAAAAGTTCTGATACATGTTCATTAACTTTCGAAAATGTTAGAGTTCCTGAAGAAAATGTAATCTGGGAAGTCGGTAAAGGATTCAACTTTGCAATGAATATTTTGAATGGCGGAAGATATGGAATTGCTTCTCAAGCAATAGGTATTGCAGAAGCCTCATTAGAAGCTGCAAGAAATTATTCTAAACAACGTAAGGCATTTGGAACAGAAATTGCAAATCTTCAAGCTATTCAATTCAAGTTAGCTGAAATGGCTACAAAAATTGAAGCTGCCAAATTGTTAACATTGCAAGCTGCCGGAATGAAAGATGCCGGTAAAAAATATGTGAAAGAGGCTGCAATGGCTAAATTATATTCATCACAAATTGCGGTTGAATGCGCTCTGGAAGCTATTCAAATCCACGGTGGTTATGGTTATGTTCGCGAATATCTTGTTGAAAGATATTTACGCGATGCAAAAATTACAGAGATTTATGAAGGTACATCCGAAATTCAAAAAATTATTATTGCTAGAGAATTATTGAGGGATTAA
- a CDS encoding RNA methyltransferase — translation MRKLSHSEISENRSTIESIETVRKLPVVVVLDSIRSSYNVGSIFRTSDGAMIEKLIPTGYTPHPPKKDVLKTSLGSQDSVVWEFFKDPVEPIKHYKKLGYKICALEQTTKSLPHYSLDKNYFPMCLIIGNEITGVKQVLIDLCDFSIEIPQYGIKQSLNVAVAYGISIFELRRVFDKKLKQE, via the coding sequence ATGAGAAAATTATCACATTCAGAAATTTCGGAAAACAGAAGTACAATTGAGTCAATCGAAACCGTTCGGAAATTACCAGTTGTTGTTGTATTAGACAGCATAAGAAGCAGTTACAATGTCGGCTCAATTTTCAGAACTTCCGACGGAGCAATGATCGAAAAATTAATACCTACCGGCTACACTCCTCATCCTCCCAAAAAAGATGTCCTGAAAACATCACTTGGTTCACAAGATAGTGTTGTTTGGGAATTTTTTAAAGATCCTGTTGAGCCGATTAAACATTATAAAAAGTTGGGATACAAAATTTGTGCGCTAGAACAGACTACAAAAAGTCTCCCCCATTACTCACTGGATAAAAACTACTTTCCGATGTGTTTAATAATTGGGAATGAAATAACCGGCGTTAAGCAAGTGTTAATTGATTTATGTGATTTCTCTATCGAAATTCCGCAGTATGGAATTAAGCAAAGTCTCAATGTTGCTGTTGCGTACGGTATCTCAATTTTTGAATTGCGCAGAGTGTTTGACAAAAAACTTAAACAAGAGTAA
- a CDS encoding helix-turn-helix transcriptional regulator has product MKLANDLKKFRESRGSISQEALATAVGVSRQTIISIEKGKFIPSAFLALKIAKYFDTSVEDIFYLIDGQNNKIRWRVKWK; this is encoded by the coding sequence ATGAAACTGGCCAACGATTTAAAAAAATTTAGAGAAAGCCGTGGAAGTATTTCTCAAGAAGCCTTGGCAACTGCAGTGGGTGTTTCACGCCAGACAATAATCTCGATCGAGAAAGGTAAATTTATTCCCTCAGCTTTTCTTGCGTTAAAAATCGCAAAATACTTTGATACAAGTGTTGAAGATATTTTCTATTTAATAGACGGACAAAATAATAAAATACGTTGGAGGGTAAAATGGAAGTGA